The Lemur catta isolate mLemCat1 chromosome 8, mLemCat1.pri, whole genome shotgun sequence genome has a segment encoding these proteins:
- the LOC123643442 gene encoding 28S ribosomal protein S21, mitochondrial-like, translating into MAKHLKSIARTVMVQEGKVVGAYRTKTLNRILTLDGLIEDIKRQWYYEKPCSRQQWESYETHGWIYKVEMACKINFL; encoded by the coding sequence ATGGCAAAACATCTAAAGTCCATTGCCAGGACGGTGATGGTACAGGAAGGGAAGGTGGTAGGTGCATACAGGACTAAGACCCTAAACAGAATCCTCACCCTGGATGGGCTCATTGAGGACATTAAGCGTCAATGGTACTATGAGAAGCCATGTAGCCGGCAACAGTGGGAAAGCTATGAAACCCATGGGTGGATCTACAAGGTGGAAATGGCTTGCAAGATCAACTTCTTGTGA